Proteins encoded together in one Marinithermus hydrothermalis DSM 14884 window:
- a CDS encoding FadR/GntR family transcriptional regulator encodes MDGFTPIQSQRLYQEIAERILEMIRTGRLKPGDLLPSERELAQRMNVSRVSVRDAIRVLEARGILEVRQGEGTRVRTPDAATLVAPLGTLLEVRRELVRHLFDLRRMIEPQFAAEAARRITPAHLERLQEVVARQAARTARGEFPIEEDEAFHRGIVEATGNPVALEVHAILAEYLRGGRDLTLQTPERAARSLEGHRAILKALAARDPAAAREGMWRHIHEVEALLFGSGQTPTERGDAE; translated from the coding sequence ATGGACGGTTTCACACCCATCCAAAGCCAACGGCTATACCAAGAGATCGCTGAACGGATCCTCGAGATGATCCGCACGGGCCGGCTCAAGCCCGGGGACCTCCTCCCCTCGGAACGCGAGCTCGCCCAACGCATGAACGTCAGCCGCGTTTCCGTGCGGGACGCGATCCGGGTCCTCGAAGCCCGCGGCATCCTCGAGGTCCGCCAGGGGGAAGGCACCCGCGTGCGCACCCCCGACGCGGCCACCCTGGTCGCGCCGCTCGGAACCCTGCTGGAGGTTCGGCGCGAACTGGTCCGGCACCTCTTCGACCTCCGCCGCATGATCGAGCCGCAGTTCGCGGCCGAAGCGGCCCGGCGCATCACGCCGGCGCACCTCGAGCGTCTCCAGGAGGTCGTGGCCCGCCAAGCGGCGCGCACCGCTCGCGGCGAGTTCCCCATCGAGGAGGATGAGGCCTTCCACCGCGGCATCGTCGAGGCCACGGGCAACCCCGTCGCCCTCGAGGTGCACGCCATCCTCGCCGAGTACCTCCGGGGCGGCCGCGACCTCACGCTCCAGACCCCCGAGCGGGCCGCACGCTCCCTCGAGGGGCACCGGGCGATCCTGAAGGCCCTAGCGGCGCGGGACCCCGCCGCGGCCCGGGAGGGGATGTGGCGGCACATTCACGAGGTGGAGGCGCTTTTGTTCGGTTCGGGGCAGACGCCCACGGAAAGGGGTGATGCGGAATGA
- the nikC gene encoding nickel transporter permease, translating into MSASAQAGVPAGRTPLARFVRRLFRRRAAVFGGGVVLLFVAVAVLAPYLAPYDPLATDWSAVRKPPSLEHWMGTDEIGRDVMSRVIWGARASLLAGVISVWIAMLLGVPLGVIAGYYRGWVDELLMRVTDAMLAFPFLILAIALAATLGPSLTNAMIAIGISTTPTFIRLARGQVLAVTTEEYVQAARAMGASDLRIMLRHVLPNAFSPLLVQATLSIAVAIIAESSLSFLGLGQQPPAPSWGSMLNVAKNFLGQAPWMAVWPGLAIFLTVLAFNLFGDGLRDALDPKET; encoded by the coding sequence GTGAGCGCCTCGGCTCAAGCGGGCGTTCCTGCGGGGCGCACGCCCCTCGCGCGCTTCGTGCGTCGCCTCTTTCGGCGCCGGGCGGCGGTGTTCGGGGGTGGGGTCGTCTTGCTCTTCGTCGCGGTCGCGGTGCTGGCCCCCTACCTCGCCCCTTATGACCCCCTCGCCACGGACTGGAGCGCGGTGCGCAAACCCCCGAGCCTCGAGCACTGGATGGGCACCGACGAGATCGGGCGGGACGTCATGTCCCGCGTGATCTGGGGCGCCCGGGCCTCTTTGCTTGCCGGGGTGATCTCCGTGTGGATCGCCATGCTGCTCGGGGTGCCCCTCGGGGTCATCGCCGGGTATTATCGGGGCTGGGTGGACGAGCTCTTGATGCGCGTCACCGACGCGATGCTGGCCTTTCCCTTCCTGATCCTGGCGATCGCCCTCGCGGCCACGCTCGGCCCCAGCCTCACCAACGCGATGATCGCGATCGGGATCTCCACCACACCGACGTTCATCCGCCTGGCGCGCGGCCAGGTGCTCGCGGTTACCACCGAGGAGTACGTGCAAGCCGCGCGCGCGATGGGGGCTTCGGACCTGCGCATCATGCTGCGTCACGTCCTCCCTAACGCCTTCTCCCCCCTATTGGTGCAGGCCACGCTCTCCATCGCGGTGGCGATCATCGCGGAGTCCAGCCTCTCCTTTTTGGGGCTGGGACAACAACCCCCCGCCCCCAGCTGGGGGAGCATGCTCAACGTGGCCAAGAACTTCCTGGGGCAGGCCCCCTGGATGGCGGTATGGCCCGGGCTCGCGATCTTTTTGACGGTGCTGGCCTTCAACCTGTTCGGTGACGGGCTCAGAGACGCGCTCGACCCGAAGGAAACCTGA
- a CDS encoding chromate transporter — MVLLELFWAFARVGLLGFGGGPSMIPLIQEEVVEVHHWLTAEEFLDGFAFGNSLPGPIATKMAAYTGYRVAGWLGAAVATTGIILPSAVAMLLLATLYLRYKDAPYVERFLTGVRPVVVALLFLVVYEFAPKAFASPAGSGQTVVLVALALGAFVLTAFYNIHPGWLILAGGMIGLVMR; from the coding sequence GTGGTGTTGCTCGAGCTGTTCTGGGCGTTCGCGCGGGTGGGGCTGCTGGGGTTTGGCGGCGGCCCCTCGATGATCCCCTTGATCCAGGAGGAGGTGGTCGAGGTGCACCACTGGCTGACGGCGGAGGAGTTCCTCGATGGGTTCGCCTTCGGGAACTCCCTACCCGGCCCCATCGCCACCAAGATGGCCGCGTACACCGGGTACCGGGTGGCCGGGTGGCTCGGGGCCGCCGTGGCCACGACGGGCATCATCCTGCCGAGCGCCGTCGCCATGCTCCTCCTCGCGACGCTGTACCTGCGCTACAAGGACGCCCCGTACGTGGAGCGCTTCCTCACGGGCGTGCGGCCGGTCGTGGTGGCCCTGTTGTTTCTGGTCGTGTACGAGTTCGCGCCCAAGGCCTTCGCAAGCCCCGCGGGGAGCGGCCAGACCGTGGTTCTGGTGGCGCTCGCCCTGGGCGCCTTCGTGCTGACCGCGTTTTACAACATCCACCCCGGCTGGTTGATCCTGGCCGGCGGCATGATTGGACTGGTGATGCGATGA
- a CDS encoding ABC transporter substrate-binding protein has protein sequence MKRRWWLAAVLALGTWASAQTLRIGLVSDPDVLDPDLGRTFVGRIVFASLCDKLFDITPDLEIVPQLATGYTWSEDGRTLTLTLRQGVTFHDGEPFNAEAVKFNIERSLTLPGSNRRSEIEPIERVEVVDAYTVRIHLKTPFSPLIAQFADRAGMMVSPKAARELGENFGRAPVCSGPFKFVERVAQDRIVLEKFEDYWNKDQIHFDRVVFLPIPDASVRLANLQSGDLDLIERVAPTDLNTVRDDPRLELAAAVGLGYQGLTINLANPEPRDTPLAKDPRVREALELALDREAINQVVFNGEFVPGNQPVPPTSPWYIEELPMPKRDVARARELLKAAGYDRVAFTLMVVNNPQSIQLGQVIQSMAKEAGFDIQLNAVEFATALDLQEAGEYDAFQIGWSGRIDPDGNIFIFHTCDGALNETGYCDPEVDRLLNAARSASSFEERHELYRQAAERYLPDRHIIYLYHPKWFWGYRADLEGFRPFPDGIIRPEGLKLK, from the coding sequence ATGAAACGACGGTGGTGGCTCGCAGCAGTCCTAGCGCTGGGCACGTGGGCTTCGGCGCAAACCCTGCGCATCGGCTTGGTCTCCGACCCGGACGTGCTGGACCCGGACCTGGGGCGCACCTTCGTGGGGCGGATCGTCTTCGCCTCGTTGTGCGACAAGCTCTTCGACATCACGCCGGACCTCGAGATCGTGCCCCAGCTGGCCACGGGGTACACCTGGTCCGAGGACGGCCGGACCCTCACCCTGACCCTGCGTCAGGGGGTTACGTTCCACGATGGGGAGCCGTTTAACGCCGAGGCGGTCAAGTTCAACATCGAACGCTCCCTGACCCTGCCCGGTTCGAACCGCCGCAGCGAGATCGAACCGATCGAGCGGGTGGAGGTGGTGGACGCCTACACCGTCCGGATTCACCTCAAGACCCCCTTCAGCCCCCTCATCGCCCAGTTCGCGGACCGGGCTGGGATGATGGTCTCCCCCAAGGCCGCCCGGGAACTCGGGGAGAACTTCGGCCGCGCCCCGGTGTGCAGCGGTCCCTTCAAGTTCGTCGAACGGGTCGCGCAGGACCGGATCGTTCTGGAGAAGTTCGAGGACTACTGGAACAAGGACCAGATCCACTTTGACCGCGTCGTCTTCCTGCCCATCCCGGACGCCAGCGTGCGCCTCGCGAACCTCCAGTCCGGGGACCTTGACCTTATCGAGCGCGTAGCGCCCACCGACCTGAACACGGTGCGGGACGACCCGCGCCTCGAGCTGGCCGCCGCGGTGGGGCTGGGGTACCAGGGCCTCACGATCAACCTCGCGAACCCCGAGCCGCGCGACACCCCCCTCGCCAAGGACCCGCGGGTGCGCGAGGCCCTCGAGCTTGCCCTGGACCGCGAGGCGATCAACCAGGTGGTCTTCAACGGGGAGTTCGTGCCGGGCAACCAACCCGTGCCTCCCACGAGCCCCTGGTACATCGAGGAGCTCCCGATGCCTAAGCGCGACGTGGCCCGGGCTCGGGAACTCCTCAAGGCGGCGGGGTACGACCGGGTGGCCTTCACCCTGATGGTGGTGAACAACCCGCAGTCCATCCAACTCGGCCAGGTGATCCAGTCTATGGCCAAGGAGGCCGGGTTCGACATCCAGTTGAACGCGGTCGAGTTCGCGACCGCCCTGGACCTCCAGGAGGCCGGCGAGTACGACGCCTTCCAGATCGGTTGGTCGGGCCGGATCGACCCGGACGGGAACATCTTCATCTTCCACACCTGCGACGGGGCCCTGAACGAAACGGGGTACTGCGACCCCGAGGTGGACCGCCTGCTTAACGCGGCCCGCTCCGCTTCGAGCTTCGAGGAGCGGCACGAGCTGTACCGCCAGGCGGCCGAGCGGTACCTCCCGGACCGCCACATCATCTACCTGTACCACCCCAAATGGTTCTGGGGGTACCGGGCGGACCTCGAGGGCTTCCGTCCCTTCCCGGACGGCATCATCCGGCCGGAAGGCTTGAAGTTGAAGTAA
- a CDS encoding ABC transporter permease translates to MLPYLVRRLLIALPTLFLVTVMVFSIQRLLPGDPALALAGEERDPEVIAYIREKYHLNDPLPLQYYYWMRAVLQGDLGESIRTKAPVTEMILQKLPVTAELAVLSILVALAIAIPAGVLSAVRKESLLDYTANVIALSGLSIPNFWLGIMLILLVSVHLGWLPASGYVSPLEDLGENLKRMIMPAFVLGTGLAAALMRQTRSAMLEVLKADYVRTARAKGLAERVVIYRHALRNALIPVVTLVGLQLGGLLSGAVLTEQVFVIPGFGKMIVDAVFNRDYPMVQGVVLFTATAYILVNLLVDLAYALINPKIRLGGEAT, encoded by the coding sequence ATGCTGCCCTACCTGGTTCGCCGCCTCTTGATCGCCCTCCCCACCCTGTTCCTCGTCACGGTCATGGTCTTCTCCATCCAGCGCTTGCTGCCGGGAGACCCGGCGCTCGCGCTCGCGGGGGAGGAGCGGGACCCTGAGGTCATCGCGTACATCCGCGAGAAATACCACCTTAACGACCCCTTGCCCCTCCAGTACTACTACTGGATGCGCGCCGTGCTCCAAGGGGATTTGGGGGAGTCCATCCGCACGAAAGCCCCCGTGACCGAAATGATCTTGCAAAAACTCCCGGTCACCGCGGAGCTCGCGGTTCTTTCCATCCTCGTGGCCCTCGCGATCGCGATCCCCGCCGGGGTGCTCTCCGCGGTGCGTAAGGAGAGCCTGCTGGACTACACGGCCAACGTGATCGCCCTCTCGGGTCTCTCGATCCCCAACTTCTGGCTGGGCATCATGCTGATCCTCCTGGTCTCGGTGCACCTCGGCTGGCTGCCCGCCTCCGGGTACGTGAGTCCCCTCGAGGACCTCGGGGAGAACCTCAAACGCATGATCATGCCGGCCTTCGTGCTGGGCACCGGCCTCGCCGCGGCCCTGATGCGTCAGACCCGGAGCGCGATGCTCGAGGTCCTCAAGGCGGATTACGTGCGTACCGCGCGGGCCAAGGGGCTCGCGGAACGCGTGGTGATCTACCGCCACGCCTTACGGAACGCCTTGATCCCCGTGGTGACCCTGGTGGGCCTTCAGCTGGGCGGGCTGCTCTCCGGCGCGGTCCTCACCGAGCAGGTCTTCGTCATCCCGGGCTTTGGCAAGATGATCGTGGACGCGGTCTTCAACCGGGACTACCCCATGGTCCAGGGGGTGGTGCTCTTCACCGCCACCGCGTACATCCTGGTGAACCTCCTCGTGGACCTGGCCTACGCCCTGATCAACCCCAAGATCCGGCTGGGAGGTGAGGCTACGTGA
- a CDS encoding gamma-glutamyltransferase family protein, protein MMNPDLTHYPYPSARRVVLGRRGAVATSQPLAALAGMEMLLAGGSAVDAAVAMAIALTVVEPTSNGIGGDAFALVWDGQLHGLNASGHSPAALEPQRFEGMREMPKRGWASVTVPGQVAAWRALWERWGKLPFERLFDPAIRYAEAGYPVSPETARAWRRAAEVFLPLEGPEYAAFKEVFFPQGRAPRPGEVWQSPAHAATLREIARTGGESFYTGALAERIAAFAADTGGLLTREDLAAHRADWVAPIRTTYRDLEVWELPPNGQGVAALAALNILETFELERYPRESVESYHLQIEAMKLAFADAYRHVADPRFMEVTPEAMLDPAYAKARAALIGETALPLAEPGLPQGGTVYLAAADGEVMVSLIQSNYMGFGSGILVPGTGIALHNRGAGFVLEPGHPNRVGPRKRPFHTIIPGFLTQDGRPLGPFGVMGGPMQPQGHVQVVVNLADYRLNPQAALDAPRWQFVRGREVLLEPGVPPHVARGLVDRGHAVRVSVEGGLFGKGQVILRQGEALVAASEPRADGLALAW, encoded by the coding sequence ATGATGAACCCCGACCTGACCCACTACCCCTACCCCTCGGCCCGGCGCGTGGTGCTGGGGCGGCGCGGCGCGGTCGCCACGAGCCAGCCGCTCGCGGCCCTGGCCGGGATGGAGATGCTCTTGGCCGGCGGCAGCGCGGTGGACGCGGCCGTGGCCATGGCCATCGCCCTCACCGTGGTCGAACCCACATCCAACGGCATCGGCGGCGACGCCTTCGCCCTGGTCTGGGACGGTCAGCTCCACGGCCTGAACGCCTCCGGCCACAGCCCCGCCGCCCTCGAGCCCCAACGCTTCGAGGGCATGCGCGAGATGCCCAAGCGGGGCTGGGCGAGCGTGACCGTGCCCGGCCAGGTCGCGGCCTGGCGCGCCCTGTGGGAACGCTGGGGGAAGCTGCCGTTCGAACGCCTCTTCGACCCCGCGATCCGTTACGCGGAGGCGGGGTACCCCGTCTCGCCCGAGACCGCGCGGGCCTGGCGGCGCGCGGCGGAGGTCTTCCTTCCCCTAGAGGGGCCGGAGTACGCGGCGTTCAAGGAGGTCTTCTTCCCCCAAGGGCGGGCCCCCAGGCCGGGCGAGGTCTGGCAGAGCCCCGCCCACGCCGCGACCCTCCGCGAGATCGCCCGGACGGGCGGAGAGAGCTTCTACACCGGAGCCCTCGCCGAGCGCATCGCGGCCTTCGCCGCGGACACGGGCGGGCTCCTCACCCGCGAGGACCTCGCCGCGCACCGCGCGGACTGGGTGGCCCCGATCCGCACCACCTACCGCGACCTCGAGGTCTGGGAACTTCCTCCGAACGGCCAGGGCGTCGCGGCCCTCGCGGCGCTCAACATCCTCGAGACCTTCGAGCTCGAGCGCTACCCCCGCGAGTCCGTCGAGAGCTACCACCTCCAGATCGAGGCCATGAAGCTGGCCTTCGCGGACGCGTACCGGCACGTGGCCGACCCGCGCTTTATGGAGGTTACGCCCGAGGCGATGCTGGACCCTGCCTACGCCAAAGCGCGCGCGGCCTTAATCGGCGAGACGGCCCTGCCCCTCGCCGAGCCCGGCCTGCCCCAGGGTGGGACGGTCTACCTGGCCGCGGCGGACGGCGAGGTGATGGTGAGTCTCATCCAGTCGAACTACATGGGGTTCGGCTCCGGGATCCTCGTGCCCGGAACGGGCATCGCCCTGCACAACCGCGGCGCGGGGTTCGTCCTCGAGCCGGGCCACCCCAACCGGGTAGGCCCCCGGAAACGCCCCTTCCACACGATCATCCCCGGTTTCCTGACCCAAGACGGCCGGCCGCTCGGCCCCTTCGGGGTGATGGGCGGGCCGATGCAACCCCAAGGGCACGTGCAGGTGGTGGTGAACCTCGCGGACTACCGCCTGAACCCCCAGGCGGCCCTGGACGCGCCGCGCTGGCAGTTCGTGCGCGGGCGGGAGGTGCTCCTCGAGCCGGGCGTGCCGCCCCACGTGGCGCGGGGCCTTGTGGACCGGGGGCACGCGGTGCGCGTGAGCGTGGAGGGCGGGCTGTTCGGTAAGGGGCAGGTCATCCTGCGGCAGGGTGAGGCCCTCGTCGCGGCGAGCGAGCCGCGCGCGGACGGCCTTGCCTTGGCCTGGTAG